The proteins below come from a single Sorghum bicolor cultivar BTx623 chromosome 4, Sorghum_bicolor_NCBIv3, whole genome shotgun sequence genomic window:
- the LOC8059583 gene encoding uncharacterized protein LOC8059583, with product MADWGPVVIATVLFVLLTPGLLFQLPAHGRIVGFGTMHTSGIAILVHAVLYFALITIFLIAIGVHIYAG from the coding sequence ATGGCTGACTGGGGCCCCGTGGTGATCGCGACGGTGCTGTTCGTGCTGCTGACGCCAGGCCTGCTGTTCCAGCTCCCCGCGCACGGCCGCATCGTCGGCTTCGGCACCATGCACACCAGCGGAATCGCCATCCTCGTCCACGCCGTCCTCTACTTCGCCCTCATCACCATCTTCCTCATCGCCATCGGCGTCCACATCTACGCCGGCTAG
- the LOC8059584 gene encoding uncharacterized protein LOC8059584, with the protein MADWGPVVVGVVLFVLLSPGLLCELPGTHRHVDFGGFHTNGKAIFVHTLIFFAAFTILTLALHVHIYTG; encoded by the coding sequence ATGGCGGACTGGGGCCCCGTGGTGGTGGGCGTGGTGCTCTTCGTGCTGCTGTCGCCTGGCCTGCTCTGCGAGCTCCCGGGCACGCACCGCCACGTCGACTTCGGCGGCTTCCACACCAACGGCAAGGCCATCTTCGTGCACACCCTCATCTTCTTCGCCGCCTTCACCATCCTCACGCTCGCGCTCCACGTCCACATCTACACCGGCTAG